Proteins from one Podospora pseudoanserina strain CBS 124.78 chromosome 1, whole genome shotgun sequence genomic window:
- a CDS encoding hypothetical protein (EggNog:ENOG503P1ZJ; COG:Q), whose protein sequence is MSTTAISFRLPKAASQGFQNASAYDTHRPSYPQEAVTSLLSALGLLGKQNTKILEIAAGTGKFTELLANREEGFNVIAVEPHGDMRGQLTGKGLKGVDVRDGHAGRLAVEDEEWADGYIAAQSFHWFANEETLKEAHRVLKKGRGLGAIWNIEDYNKPREWKATTTWEEKLNSWIYSISSDGQPRFRDGQWRGALEDQQLFALPLSEETVKWMVWLSEGALWSRINTLSQVAILEGSDREAAVRVFKEALQSPDVERNEKGEIALHGVTYFVWTKKLDS, encoded by the exons ATGTCCACCACTGCTATCTCGTTCCGGCTCCCCAAAGCTGCGAGCCAAGGCTTCCAGAACGCTTCTGCTTACGACACCCACCGGCCCTCATACCCTCAAGAAGCCGTTACTTCGTTACTTTCCGCGCTGGGACTGCTGGGCAAGCAAAATACCAAGATCCTCGAGATTGCCGCTGGCACGGGGAAGTTCACCGAGCTGCTTGCCAACCGAGAGGAGGGATTCAACGTGATAGCCGTTGAGCCCCACGGGGACATGAGGGGTCAGCTCACTGGGAAGGGGCTAAAGGGTGTCGATGTGAGGGATGGTCATGCGGGaaggttggcggtggaggatgaggagtgggCGGATGGGTATATTGCTGCGCAGAGCTTTCATTG GTTCGCAAATGAGGAGACGTTGAAGGAAGCTCATCGAGTCTTAAAAAAAGGGCGAGGGTTAGGTGCGATTTGGAATATTGAAGACT acaacaaacccCGTGAGTGGAAGGCAACGACTACGTGGGAGGAGAAACTGAACTCATG GATTTATTCCATATCATCCGACGGCCAGCCTCGTTTCCGCGATGGCCAATGGAGAGGTGCCTTGGAGGACCAACAGCTATTCGCGCTTCCACTTAGTGAGGAAACCGTGAAATGGATGGTGTGGCTGTCGGAGGGTGCGCTTTGGTCTCGTATCAACACTCTCAGCCAGGTGGCGATACTGGAAGGGTCAGACAGAGAGGCGGCTGTCAGGGTGTTCAAGGAGGCGCTTCAGTCACCAGATGTTGAGAGGAACGAGAAGGGAGAGATTGCTCTTCATGGCGTTACCTACTTTGTGTGgaccaagaagctcgacTCTTGA
- the LSM6 gene encoding U4/U6-U5 snRNP complex subunit lsm6 (EggNog:ENOG503P6ZD; COG:A): protein MENGAITQGEGKDPSGWLSEIIGHPVTVKLNSGVVYKGELQSVDGYMNIALEKTEEYVNGAKRRSYGDAFVRGNNVMYIAAN, encoded by the exons ATGGAGAACGGCGCTATAACTCAGGGAGAGGGTAAGGACCCATCAGGCTGGCTCAGCGAAATCATTGGACATCCTGTCACGGTCAAGCTCAACTCAGGTGTTGTTTACAAGG GGGAGCTGCAGTCTGTGGATGGATACATGAACATTGCCCTGGAAAAGACCGAGGAGTATGTTAATGGCGCCAAGCGAAGAAGCTACGGCGACGCCTTTGTCAGAGGCAACAACG TCATGTATATCGCTGCCAATTAA
- a CDS encoding hypothetical protein (EggNog:ENOG503P1C0) translates to MGGSAFSDLENPPYTPHMPTDIYEQIKASCHTALEKIFLHVATPVEGPAKADHGDIDILVANERRLTLQDSDEDTTPSPLPTLHTKIREALGAEFHKAVHNTTNLVVPWPGSNGQKHIQVDVRICKNEEELDWYLFKYGHGDLWNLLGSTIRPFGLTVDESSLWIRIPEIEKFDRKKAKILLTKSPTAILTFLGISLEPFKSGKPFPTVETLYEYVTTCRYFFVRPASEENDGDGAGLVGGEEGVKKLKSNDRQRMRQRAVYRRWIEEYIPSLREQGLHVRSDVSVKKMRASVQEDAFAAFDVEVEWNARLKDWRLQKNVEATRKLIKEVIPADVTDVNYRGCLLSGLKKIIMEDGDSTGLDFVSRPDFKNEDGLYDEEVIRHFVEEKIDEVGKVALEVQLERSRAVMQKKREKMASAAE, encoded by the exons ATGGGCGGCTCAGCCTTCTCAGACCTGGAGAATCCTCCATACACTCCTCACATGCCCACAGATATCTACGAGCAGATAAAGGCATCCTGTCATACCGCTCTCGAAAAGATTTTCCTCCACGTGGCCACCCCCGTCGAGGGCCCTGCCAAAGCCGACCACGGCGACATCGACATCCTCGTCGCAAACGAGCGGCGTCTCACACTTCAGGATTCCGATGAAGACACGACTCCCTCGCCCCTGCCCACACTACACACCAAGATCCGAGAAGCACTAGGCGCAGAATTCCACAAAGCCGTCCACAACACTACAAACCTAGTCGTCCCTTGGCCCGGCTCCAACGGACAAAAACACATCCAAGTTGACGTCCGTATCTGCAAGAACGAAGAGGAGCTAGACTGG TACCTCTTCAAATACGGCCACGGCGACCTCTGGAACCTCCTCGGCTCCACCATCCGCCCTTTCGGCCTGACAGTAGACGAATCCTCCCTCTGGATCCGCATCCCAGAAATCGAAAAATTCGACCGCAAAAAGGCCAaaatcctcctcaccaaatCCCCAACCGCAatcctcaccttcctcgGCATCAGTCTCGAGCCGTTCAAGTCCGGCAAGCCTTTCCCAACGGTGGAGACCCTCTACGAGTACGTAACCACCTGCCGCTACTTTTTTGTCCGCCCCGCCTCGGAAGAAAATGACGGCGATGGCGCTGGCCTTGtaggaggcgaggaaggcgtcAAAAAGCTCAAGAGCAATGACCGGCAGAGGATGAGGCAGCGGGCTGTGTACAGGAGGTGGATAGAGGAGTATATCCCCAGTCTTCGGGAGCAGGGCCTGCACGTCAGGTCGGATGTCTCGGTCAAGAAGATGCGCGCCTCGGTGCAGGAGGACGCTTTTGCCGCGTTTGACGTGGAGGTGGAGTGGAACGCACGACTGAAGGACTGGCGGTTGCAGAAGAATGTGGAGGCGACGAGGAAGTTGATCAAGGAGGTCATACCTGCCGACGTTACGGATGTGAATTATAGGGGTTGCTTGCTGTctgggttgaagaagatcaTTATGGAGGATGGCGATTCAACTGGGCTCGATTTCGTTTCCCGCCCAGACTTCAAAAATGAGGATGGGCTTTATGACGAGGAGGTTATCCGGCATTTTGTGGAGGAAAAGATTGACGAGGTAGGCAAGGTGGCGTTGGAAGTGCAGCTGGAGAGGTCAAGGGCAGTGatgcaaaaaaaaagggagaaGATGGCAAGCGCCGCAGAATAG
- a CDS encoding hypothetical protein (COG:L; EggNog:ENOG503NVR7) — MAVNMDREGKVGCAYYSAVDETLFLEDDIAMGGIETVETFLLHLEPTSVLISNRAADSLVQFLEPNAQKFDDDQTSRTDKGPYILRHLVSAQFNYDTARELLANVGIFSDESQEPDPLQVQSGEEEPIQCIGSSSHINLVRLARIINLESQLSVGCAGAVLTDLERRRAVEEESCSGEEGKVPFRVKRIKMNLSTDTMLLGADALISLNIIRPHLQAIPGLRGSSDEPRAKENLSVADLLASLASTTQGKQKVRQMLLRPSLNLDVIHQRQSTIHMMLDPENVSIVKSMRKLLKRLKSPKTLLLHVKKGVDRVRGHLSLRMGDWKAVVRFATVAANVHQAVTSLVRTSGLEIISKICDTIDPRPFLLLADKIMRTFDFEASKDSQRTIILSGASPGLDQLRQELAEVCDMLPDIRDNIAREAPRWANKHILHCTVMEQSGFLIGVAIKPDTGVGVYYGHDLLDDEWELVFVTEGVAYYKNKLMHDLDSQYGDLPSYITEEEMLLVMELSGHVREQEKAILAASEIYGELDSLSALASAAEKYNWVAPTMTTSNIIDIIDGRHPLQELVVPSFIPNNCSLRGGFGKTKLHGSLDEDECMEGADETASICSTKNTHDLNMNDSFWYNDSLVDDDGYNRMSLDPDQEDMGGEEKENTMDELENYQRTEASFMSASRSISSPEISFSWPTTQAPSRPSTLSQRASSTGLYGSEVSDEEDFTVYEGKPCMLVLTGPNDSGKSVYMKQVALIVQLAHVGSFVPAGRATIGLTDRILTRILTRETVLDDQSAFMIDIKQAAFALNFATKRSLLVVDEFGKGTTASNGAALLASYLSHFIELGKSQQPKVLAATHFHEVFENGLLDGYQEDDLALAHMDVRLNLGADAIEDQVTYLHRLLPGRGPSSLGIKCAEMRGIPARILNRADEIVEMLEAGVSLTQVPARLSGEELQRQIEATFLTRWLLALPRGVLERAKNGDPSIDVRAMLEQAMRDARQAALDGLAEYVGEGGGLSGDCEMEGEEEDIEMEDAGGSSDFDW, encoded by the exons ATGGCCGTCAACATGGATCGGGAGGGCAAAGTGGGCTGTGCTTACTATAGCGCCGTGGATGAAACGCTGTTTCTTGAGGACGACATAGCCATGGGAGGCATAGAGACTGTTGAAACCTTTCTCCTTCACCTGGAGCCAACCTCGGTTCTCATTTCCAATCGTGCAGCGGATTCACTAGTTCAATTTCTCGAACCAAACGCACAAAAGTTCGATGATGATCAGACATCACGTACAGACAAAGGCCCGTATATTCTACGCCACCTTGTTTCAGCACAGTTCAACTACGACACAGCGAGAGAGCTATTAGCCAATGTCGGCATTTTCTCGGACGAGTCGCAAGAGCCCGACCCCCTTCAGGTGCAGtctggagaggaagagccTATTCAATGCATTGGGTCTTCTAGCCATATCAACCTTGTGCGCTTGGCAAGAATCATCAATTTGGAAAGCCAGCTTTCTGTAGGGTGTGCTGGGGCAGTTCTCACCGACCTCGAACGCCGAAGGGCAGTGGAGGAAGAGTCCTGCTCCGGTGAAGAAGGGAAGGTTCCGTTCCGGGTGAAACGTATCAAGATGAACCTTTCCACAGATACCATGCTGCTCGGCGCCGATGCCCTGATATCGCTTAACATTATACGTCCGCATCTTCAAGCCATTCCTGGACTCCGCGGGTCTAGCGACGAACCACGAGCCAAAGAAAACCTCTCTGTAGCGGACCTTCTGGCCTCGCTGGCATCAACGACGCAGGGAAAGCAGAAAGTGCGCCAGATGCTGCTGCGGCCAAGTCTCAACCTCGACGTGATACATCAACGCCAGTCGACGATTCATATGATGTTGGATCCAGAGAATGTTTCAATTGTGAAGAGTATGCGCAAACTGCtcaagaggttgaagagtCCCAAGACACTGCTGCTCCACGTAAAGAAAGGCGTGGATCGTGTAAGGGGCCATCTGTCGCTCCGAATGGGCGACTGGAAAGCTGTGGTTCGCTTTGCTACAGTTGCTGCCAACGTTCACCAGGCCGTGACCTCACTTGTCCGCACCTCGGGGCTTGAGATCATCTCCAAG ATCTGCGACACGATTGATCCTCGTccgtttcttcttcttgccgaCAAAATCATGAGAACATTTGACTTCGAGGCTTCCAAGGACAGCCAACGTACCATAATTTTGTCGGGTGCAAGCCCTGGACTGGATCAGCTTAGGCAAGAGTTGGCGGAGGTCTGTGACATGCTTCCTGATATCAGGGATAACATTGCGAGGGAGGCTCCCAGGTGGGCAAACAAACATATTCTACACTGCACCGTCATGGAACAGTCGGGCTTTCTTATCGGTGTTGCCATCAAGCCAGATACCGGCGTGGGGGTCTACTATGGGCATGACCTCCTCGATGATGAATGGGAACTGGTCTTTGTGACCGAAGGAGTCGCCTATTACAAGAACAAGCTGATGCACGATCTCGACTCACAATATGGCGACTTACCATCCTACATCACCGAAGAAGAAATGCTTCTGGTCATGGAGCTATCTGGCCATGTTCGAGAGCAGGAAAAGGCaatcctcgccgcctcggAAATATACGGTGAACTTGACAGTCTGTCAGCATTGGCCTCCGCGGCGGAAAAGTACAACTGGGTGGCACCTACGATGACCACTTCCAACATCATCGACATTATCGACGGacgccaccccctccaagagTTGGTAGTTCCGTCATTTATACCCAACAATTGTAGTTTGcgaggtgggtttgggaaaACCAAGCTACATGGAAGCCTGGACGAAGACGAGTGCATGGAAGGGGCTGATGAGACCGCTTCTATATGCTCCACCAAGAACACACACGACTTGAACATGAATGACAGTTTTTGGTACAATGACAGCctcgttgatgatgacgggtATAACCGCATGTCCCTCGACCCGGACCAGGAAGATATGGGCggtgaagagaaggaaaacaCCATGGACGAATTGGAAAACTATCAGAGGACCGAAGCAAGCTTCATGTCGGCTTCCCGATCCATATCCTCCCCAGAGATTTCTTTCAGCTGGCCAACTACACAAGCCCCATCACGCCCCTCGACTTTGTCCCAACGCGCTTCTAGTACCGGGTTGTATGGCTCCGAGGTatccgacgaggaagacttTACGGTGTACGAAGGCAAGCCGTGTATGTTAGTACTCACCGGCCCCAATGATTCAGGCAAGAGCGTCTACATGAAACAGGTTGCGCTCATTGTACAGCTGGCCCATGTGGGGAGTTTTGTCCCTGCAGGGAGAGCCACAATAGGTCTGACGGACCGCATACTGACGAGAATTCTGACGCGCGAGACAGTTCTCGACGACCAAAGTGCTTTTATGATCGATATAAAGCAGGCAGCTTTTGCGTTGAATTTTGCCACAAAGAGGAGCTTACTTGTAGTGGACGAGTTTGGAAAGGGCACCACGGCATCAAACGGCGCGGCTCTTCTCGCTTCTTATCTGTCCCATTTTATCGAGCTTGGGAAATCGCAGCAACCAAAGGTTCTTGCAGCAACGCACTTTCATGAGGTGTTCGAAAATGGCCTACTCGATGGCTACCAAGAAGACGACCTTGCTTTGGCGCACATGGATGTTCGTCTCAACCTGGGTGCAGATGCGATCGAGGACCAGGTCACATACTTGCATCGTCTCTTGCCGGGGCGGGGCCCATCAAGTTTGGGAATAAAGTGTGCCGAGATGCGAGGCATACCGGCCCGCATTCTGAATCGAGCGGATGAGATTgtcgagatgttggaggcTGGGGTCAGCTTGACGCAGGTGCCAGCAAGGCTCTCGGGTGAAGAGTTGCAAAGGCAGATCGAGGCAACTTTTTTGACAAGGTGGCTTCTCGCGCTGCCTAGAGGTGTGTTGGAGAGAGCTAAGAACGGGGACCCGTCTATTGATGTGAGGGCCATGTTGGAGCAGGCGATGCGAGATGCTAGGCAGGCGGCTCTTGATGGTCTTGCAGAGTATgtcggtgagggtgggggcCTCAGTGGTGATTGTGAGatggaaggcgaggaagaggatatTGAGATGGAAGATGCCGGGGGGTCGTCGGATTTTGACTGGTAA
- a CDS encoding hypothetical protein (COG:S; EggNog:ENOG503P3S2): protein MHILWRPACPVPICETSLACSSQKTKRGQVESKTGSRQLEFLEDGWVWMKEPSTWDRVLETMRIGGESFRLSAYTQLDRCGYATIGIWPLLPWHFWECSQPVGIVVTRSISKSTAKGINPNSSTMTLISKSITAFGSLLLAHACYSAQEHSALQSFRAATSAALTSTPTAATSLPIDIAIETAVAILVILVGLVLGTSPLRPIQWREWAGKIEREGGDGFKDNNGQVNRDYLGNPFAYIEGRPNFVDIRKQRNEFTEWVKGQGQEQK from the exons ATGCATATTTTGTGGCGCCCAGCCTGCCCCGTCCCGATCTGTGAAACATCGCTAGCTTGTAGCAgccagaaaacaaaaagaggcCAGGTTGAATCAAAGACAGGTTCCCGTCAGCTTGAGTTCTTggaagatggatgggtttggaTGAAAGAACCGAGTACTTGGGACCGTGTCTTGGAGACAATGAGAATAGGGGGTGAAAGTTTTCGTTTAAGTGCATACACACAACTGGACCGTTGCGGCTATGCAACTATCGGGATATGGCCCCTGCTTCCTTGGCATTTCTGGGAGTGCTCCCAACCAGTTGGCATCGTCGTCACCAGAAGCATCTCCAAGTCAACAGCAAAAGGCATAAACCCAAATTCCTCCACCATGACGTTAATATCCAAGTCCATCACTGCTTTTGGCAGTCTTTTACTCGCACATGC GTGCTACTCGGCCCAGGAGCATTCGGCCCTGCAGTCGTTTCGAGCTGCCACCTCGGCGGCATTGACGTCAACTCCCACCGCTGCCACATCCCTGCCGATAGATATCGCGATCGAAACGGCTGTTGCTATTCTGGTTATTCTTGTTGGCCTGGTTCTCGGCACATCCCCCCTGCGCCCGATCCAGTGGCGTGAGTGGGCTGGGAAGATtgaaagggaggggggggacgGGTTCAAGGACAACAACGGGCAGGTGAACCGGGACTACTTGGGCAATCCGTTCGCGTACATCGAGGGTAGGCCAAACTTTGTGGACATTCGGAAGCAACGCAATGAGTTTACCGAGTGGGTGAAAGGACAGGGGCAAGAGCAAAAGTGA